One stretch of Rhinatrema bivittatum chromosome 8, aRhiBiv1.1, whole genome shotgun sequence DNA includes these proteins:
- the LOC115097599 gene encoding general transcription factor II-I repeat domain-containing protein 2A-like, with protein sequence MAKRKKDEEYRTFQQEWTEEFAFVERAGSAVCLICNDKIASMKRSNIKRHFDTHHTTFASKYPAGNIRKKACQELLCRVQASQQQLRVWTQQGDWNSASFAGALAIVRNGKPFTDGEYAKTFMLDVASELFDDFSNKDKIIKRIKDMPLSARTVHDRTIMMANQIEATQVKDINAALFFSLALDESTDISHLSQFSVIARYAVGDTLREESLAVLPMKGTTRGEDLFKSFTELAKEKNLPMDKLISVCTDGAPCMVGKNRGFVALLREHEKRPILSFHCILHQEALCAQMCGEQLGEVMSLVIQVVNFIVARALNDRQFKTLLDEVGNNYPGLLLHSNVRWLSRGKVLSRFAACLSEIRTFLEMKNIEHPELANPEWLLKFYYLVDMTEHLNQLNVKMQSVGNTVLSLQQAVFAFENKLELFIADIETGRLLHFEKLGEFKDACTASDPAQHLDLQQLAGFTSNLLHSFKARFGEFRERTCLSYIPGASVRDFELQAADLKASDMWVNKFKSLNEDLETLARQQAELASKHKWGEMKKLQPADQLIIKTWNLLPVTYHTQQHVSIAVLTMFGSTYACEQSFSHLKNIKTNLRSRLTDGTLNACMKLNLTTYQPDYKAISKTMQHQKSH encoded by the coding sequence AtggctaaaagaaaaaaagatgaggaGTATCGTACTTTTCAGCAGGAATGGACAGAGGAATTCGCCTTTGTGGAGAGAGCAGGTTCTGCAGTGTGTCTAATATGCAATGATAAAATTGCATCGATGAAACGGTCAAATATAAAGCGGCATTTCGACACACACCATACTACATTTGCATCGAAATATCCTGCGGGGAACATCAGGAAGAAAGCATGTCAAGAGCTACTGTGCAGAGTGCAAGCTAGTCAGCAGCAACTCCGTGTTTGGACCCAACAAGGTGACTGGAATTCGGCTAGCTTTGCTGGTGCTTTAGCAATTGTGAGAAACGGAAAGCCATTCACAGATGGGGAGTATGCCAAAACATTCATGCTTGATGTTGCCAGTGAACTTTTTGACGACTTTTCGAATAAAGACAAAATAATCAAACGAATAAAGGACATGCCTCTGTCGGCAAGAACTGTTCATGATCGTACCATCATGATGGCAAATCAAATTGAGGCAACACAAGTGAAGGACATAAATGCAGCACTATTCTTTTCTCTCGCTTTGGATGAGTCAACAGACATAAGCCATTTATCCCAGTTCAGCGTGATTGCAAGGTATGCTGTCGGTGACACACTACGTGAGGAAAGTCTTGCTGTTTTGCCGATGAAAGGGACAACAAGAGGGGAGGATTTATTCAAGTCTTTCACTGAGCTcgctaaagaaaaaaatctaccGATGGATAAACTTATTTCGGTATGTACTGATGGTGCTCCATGCATGGTGGGGAAAAACAGAGGATTCGTAGCGCTTCTTCGTGAACATGAAAAGAGACCCATCCTAAGTTTTCACTGCATCCTACATCAGGAGGCGCTTTGTGCTCAGATGTGTGGCGAGCAGCTTGGTGAGGTGATGTCGCTGGTCATTCAGGTGGTCAACTTTATTGTTGCCCGAGCTTTAAATGATCGCCAGTTTAAAACACTGCTGGATGAAGTTGGGAATAATTATCCTGGTCTGCTTCTGCACAGCAATGTGCGTTGGTTGTCAAGAGGGAAGGTGCTCAGCCGTTTCGCAGCTTGTCTGAGTGAAATCCGGACTTTTCTTGAAATGAAAAACATCGAGCATCCTGAGTTAGCTAACCCTGAGTGGCTCCTGAAGTTCTACTATCTCGTGGACATGACTGAACATCTGAACCAGCTCAATGTGAAAATGCAAAGCGTTGGAAATACAGTCTTATCCCTTCAACAAGCAGTGTTTGCATTTGAAAACAAGTTAGAACTCTTCATTGCCGACATTGAAACAGGTCGTTTACTACACTTTGAAAAACTGGGAGAGTTTAAAGATGCATGTACAGCAAGTGACCCTGCTCAACATCTTGATCTTCAGCAGCTAGCGGGCTTCACGTCTAATCTCCTGCATTCGTTCAAAGCGCGCTTTGGAGAATTTCGTGAGCGCACTTGTCTAAGTTACATCCCCGGTGCCTCCGTCAGAGATTTTGAGCTACAAGCTGCTGACCTGAAGGCCTCAGACATGTGGGTGAATAAGTTCAAGTCACTGAATGAAGATTTGGAAACACTTGCACGACAGCAAGCAGAGCTGGCGAGCAAACACAAGTGGGGAGAAATGAAAAAACTTCAACCCGCAGACCAGCTGATTATCAAAACTTGGAACTTGCTTCCCGTCACATACCACACACAGCAGCATGTGAGTATTGCTGTACTGACAATGTTTGGCTCTACGTATGCATGTGAGCAGTCTTTCTCACATCTAAAGAACATTAAGACCAACCTACGATCACGTTTAACGGATGGAACTCTCAACGCCTGCATGAAGCTTAACCTCACCACGTATCAACCAGACTACAAAGCCATTAGCAAAACCATGCAGCACCAGAAGTCACATTAA